The Alkalihalophilus pseudofirmus nucleotide sequence ACTTATTGCCCCAGTAAGGTCGTCATTTATGATGAAACAAATGTTAGAAGCAAAAGTAGATGAAGTACATTTAGGACTTAAAGCCTCCCAACTCATTAATTTATCATATGATAGTAGGTATCAATTCGTGAATGGTATACCTACTCAAGTTGAGAACTTAGATGAATTAAACGAAATAACCAAAATTAGTCATGAAAATAATGTGACAGTAAATTTTATGGCTAATAGTAAGTACGTGCCTGAATCTTTAAGGGAAGATTATCTTTCACATATCAAACTAGCTGTAGAAGCTGGAGTTAATAGAGTCACGGTTTCAAACCTTAGCGCACTAAACTGGTTAGCTGAAGCAGATTTAGGTATTCCAATTGATATAGGAACTTTTATGGCTGCTACGAATATGGGGTATTTCCGATACTTAGAAAGCATGGGAGTGCAAAGGGTCGGTATACCACAAGGAATGACATTAGATGAAATAAGTGATATATCTGCTAAAACAAATTTGGAATTAATAGTTACAGGAAATTTTGGTGGAGGAAATGTATGTGGCCATTGCAGGCTAGAAGAATGCCCTACAGATAAAGAAATTGGGCAAGGGTGTAGAACATCGTATAAAGTAACAGATTTATTCAGCGGGGTAGATTTAGAGAACGGTCAAGTATTAGATGGTGCAACTGACTGTAGTTTGTGTAGTATACCAGAGCTAATCGATGCTGGCGTTGGCTATATTAAGTTAATAGGTCGTGAGGTGCCAAACCCTATAACTACTTCGAAAATATGCCAAATATATAAAACATGGATTACAGAAGTTGAAAAAGGCAGAACTAGTGAAGACATTTATAGTTCTCTGGATGATGAAGATTTGATGTGGAATATGATGTGGAAACCAAGGTTCTGTGAAAAGAAAAGATGTTCTTATCTTCAGACCCCTGTTACTAACTCTTATGTTTAAGTGTGGTGGATATTTTGCAAAAGAAGCAATTAAAGATTTCTGATACTTCTATTAGAGCAAGTGAAGCTTTTGAATTAGAATGGGATGAAATGGTTATTGGCAATCCAAGCTGCTACCATAAATTTATGCAACCGGCTGATATTGAGTTTTGGGTAGAGTATACCAATAAGAAAAACATTACGTTAGTCGTTGAACTTCCTGTAGTTTTTCAAAGTCACCTTGAAGCCTTAATTGATTTTGTAAGGGTTTTAATT carries:
- a CDS encoding peptidase U32 family protein, with translation MMKQMLEAKVDEVHLGLKASQLINLSYDSRYQFVNGIPTQVENLDELNEITKISHENNVTVNFMANSKYVPESLREDYLSHIKLAVEAGVNRVTVSNLSALNWLAEADLGIPIDIGTFMAATNMGYFRYLESMGVQRVGIPQGMTLDEISDISAKTNLELIVTGNFGGGNVCGHCRLEECPTDKEIGQGCRTSYKVTDLFSGVDLENGQVLDGATDCSLCSIPELIDAGVGYIKLIGREVPNPITTSKICQIYKTWITEVEKGRTSEDIYSSLDDEDLMWNMMWKPRFCEKKRCSYLQTPVTNSYV